A window of Cetobacterium somerae ATCC BAA-474 genomic DNA:
AAAATGATTGATGATGAACTTTTATTTTAAAATAATTTTTTTCATTTACCTCATAAATTTTATTTATATTAAATTTCTTATTTTTTCCATTTACTACAGCATATAAATTTGCTATTATTATATCTGCTGTTATTCTTTCTAGACACTTTATATTCAACAATTTATCCCCTGCATTTATACATATAACAAATGCATCTTCTTCAGTTACCATTTTTTTGCCTTTATTTAAAGCATCGTAAATCCCTTTATCTTCTTCACTTATCCATTTATAAGAAATTCCTCTTTTTTTAAATTTATCTTCATAGTATTTTAAAATTTCTTTAGTTTTATCTTTTGACCCTCCATCAACAACAATATACTCTAAGTTTTGACTATCATAATCTAACTCTAGTATTGAAACTATTGTTTTTTCTAACTCTATATATGAATTAAAAGAAGCTGTTATTATTGAAAATTTATTCTTCATTTCTCCTCCTCGTATAATGAAGATATAAAAATCTTCATCAATTTATCTGTTATAATTTACTAAAGTGCTGTGGATTATTATCTCCTCCTATAGCTAGTTCAACTAGACTATTTTAATATAGGCTATAACCACAGCTTTATACTAATTTGTTAATTAGTTAGATAACGCTTGACGTTTTATATAGGACGAGGATACATTCAGTATAAAGCTTTAGTGGAAAATAAACAGTACTTTCAATATATTTCAAGGTGGTGAATTATGATCTATGTAGGAATCGATATCGCGAAAGATAAGCATGACTGCTACATTGTTACCTCTGATGGCGTTCTTATCAGCGATAATTTAAGAATCACAAATACTCTTGAAGGATTTAATACTCTTTACTCCATTATCTCCTCAAACTGTCAAGTCGCTAGTGATGTGCGTATAGGGCTTGAATCTACCGGTCATTACGGTATCAATTTAGAAAATTTCTTGCGTACCAAGGGATACCAACTTACGGTATTTAATCCCCTTGCTGTAGCTTCCTTTAGGAAGTCTCAAACACTAAGAAAAACCAAAACTGACAAAGTTGATGCTAAGTTTATTACAACCTTGCTATTCAACTCAGATCAAACCCCAACAGCACTTGTATCTGATGAAATTAGAGAATTAAAATCTCTAACTAGACACCGTTATAGATTAATCGGACAGTGCGCTAAATTAAAAGTTTCTGTCTCGCGTTTACTTACAATTTTATTTCCCGAACTAGGGACGTTAATATGGTCGATACATCAAAAATCTAGTTATGCTATGCTTTTAGAGTTTCCAAGTGCTCATGATATTTCTAACTGTCATTTAACTAAATTAACTAATCTTTTATCCAAAACCTCAAAGGGAAAGTATGGAAAAGATAAGGCAATAGCTTTAAAAAATCTAGCTTCCAAATCTATTGGCATCAATAGTAGTGGAACTTCTTTTGAGCTTCAACAAACAATTAGAATAATTAATTATTATTTAGATGAAATTTCTATTTTGGATAAAAAAATCAAAGAACTTCTCATTCAAATGAAAACACCATTGATAAGTATACCTGGAATATCTTATACGCTAGCATCAATTATGTTATCTGAGATTGGAAATATCTCACGATTTCAAACTCCAGCTAAATTATTGGCTTTCGCAGGATTAGAACCTTCTGTTTACCAATCAGGAAAGTTTCAAGCTACAGGGACTTCAATGGTAAAAAGAGGTTCTACGTATCTTCGATGGGCAATCATACAAGCTGCACGCTTAGTAGCAATGCGTGATCCTACATTCAAACTTTATCAGGAGAAAAAGAAGAATGAAGGAAAACATCATTATGTTGCAATTAGTCATACATCTAAGAAGCTACTCAGAGTAATTTTTCATCTTTTAAAGAATAATATTAATTTTGTTCCACAAAACTAAATATTTTAATAATTTTATTTTTTAAAAGGCGACTTTAAAATTTCTCAAAAAGTCGTCTCCTAGAAACACGCCCATATTTTTTTAAAAAATTCTAAAAAATATTTTAGCAAAAACAAAATTATATACTTGACTTCATATAGTTAGTCTATTCAACATATTTTTTATTTTTTGAGCACTTACTTTCCACTCGAATTTTTTCAAAATATTTTGACTGTTTTTAGTATAAATAAAATGTAATTTTTTAATAGTTTTCGGATTTATATAACTTACACTATCTTCGAATACCTCTGACAAACAACTAGTATCTGAAACAAATATATTTTTACATCCACACGCTATTGCTTCAAGAGGTGGTATTCCAAATCCTTCATAAAAAGAAGGAAATATAAATGCTTTTGCACTAGCATATAAACTTTTTAACTCTTCATCATTAACATAATCTGTCCAAATCAAGTTTTTTAACTCTTCTACTATAATCTCTTTAAATATGGTACTATTTTTCTTTCCTACAATCACAAATTTATATTCTGGATGAAGTTTAGCTAATTCTAAAATATATTTAAAATTCTTATTTGGATTCAAACTTGATACTCCTAAAATATATTCTCCAGTTTTTATATTAAATTTATTCAAAATATCCTCACTTTGCTTAATTCTATCCATATGCTGCCATCCATTATAAATAACTTGGATTTTATCTTTTGAAACTCCATAATATTTTATAATTTCATTTTTTGAAAATTCTGATACTGTTATTATTTTTTTAGAATTCTTTATATTAAAATAATTTAAAATATTATACCATAAGGCAAATTTTTTACTAAAAAATTCAGGATGAACTTTAGTTTGAATATCATGTATTGCTATAACTCCAGGATTTATAATTGGAGCTGTATTACATAAATTTAACAATTGACCTTTATTTTTTTTTACATAAAGTGGTAACTCTAATTGTTCCCATAAGTGTCCTTCTAAATTACCACATATCTCTATCTCTATATTTTTATATTTTAGTTCTTTATACACTATATTTTTAGGAACCAATATCTTATACTCTCTTGGCTTTACTACATTATCTAATTCTCTTATAATTTCATGCGCAAATCTTTGTACTCCTGTTATTCCTTGAGTTAAAAAACGACCATTAATTATCCACATAATAACTCCTCAACTTATTATTAAGCTTCCTGCTCTTATTTTTTTGTTATTTTCAATTTCAATTTCCCCTAATATTATCGTTCCACATCCAATAAAAACATTATTACCTAAAATTGGCATTCCATCTCCATTTTTTGAAAATTTTAACCCTAATGTTGTATTATGAAATAGTGTACAATTTTTTCCTATTATCACACCACATCCTATTACCAATCCTACTCCATGAAATATTAAAAGTCCTTCATCTATTTTAGCTTTATAGTCTATATCTATTGAATATAAAATCTGAATTATTCTTGTTAAGATCATTGATATAAATCCTAACTTTTTCTTATATAACAAATTAGAAACTCTATATATCATTACACTTTGAAACCCTCTATTAGTTAAAATTACTCTAACTTTTTCTTTCAGTGAATTTCTCTTGCAATATCTTTTTAATGTATTATTTAAATAGCCCATTTTTTACTACCCTTTCTATTTCTTTTTTAAATCTTTCTCTACTGAATTTCATTGCATGTTCGTGTATTTTTCGAGTACATAA
This region includes:
- a CDS encoding glycosyltransferase, encoding MKNKFSIITASFNSYIELEKTIVSILELDYDSQNLEYIVVDGGSKDKTKEILKYYEDKFKKRGISYKWISEEDKGIYDALNKGKKMVTEEDAFVICINAGDKLLNIKCLERITADIIIANLYAVVNGKNKKFNINKIYEVNEKNYFKIKVHHQSFFIRKKILEDYFIDIGETADNLLMVRAINNKNYKKENLLEKYTSSFTLGGISDQRNFKRIKSYMKSIKKYNSLTEEKLSISKLIVYNIVPIFKLLMRAILPNKVYDIRRRIFEL
- a CDS encoding IS110 family transposase translates to MIYVGIDIAKDKHDCYIVTSDGVLISDNLRITNTLEGFNTLYSIISSNCQVASDVRIGLESTGHYGINLENFLRTKGYQLTVFNPLAVASFRKSQTLRKTKTDKVDAKFITTLLFNSDQTPTALVSDEIRELKSLTRHRYRLIGQCAKLKVSVSRLLTILFPELGTLIWSIHQKSSYAMLLEFPSAHDISNCHLTKLTNLLSKTSKGKYGKDKAIALKNLASKSIGINSSGTSFELQQTIRIINYYLDEISILDKKIKELLIQMKTPLISIPGISYTLASIMLSEIGNISRFQTPAKLLAFAGLEPSVYQSGKFQATGTSMVKRGSTYLRWAIIQAARLVAMRDPTFKLYQEKKKNEGKHHYVAISHTSKKLLRVIFHLLKNNINFVPQN
- a CDS encoding glycosyltransferase family 4 protein; protein product: MWIINGRFLTQGITGVQRFAHEIIRELDNVVKPREYKILVPKNIVYKELKYKNIEIEICGNLEGHLWEQLELPLYVKKNKGQLLNLCNTAPIINPGVIAIHDIQTKVHPEFFSKKFALWYNILNYFNIKNSKKIITVSEFSKNEIIKYYGVSKDKIQVIYNGWQHMDRIKQSEDILNKFNIKTGEYILGVSSLNPNKNFKYILELAKLHPEYKFVIVGKKNSTIFKEIIVEELKNLIWTDYVNDEELKSLYASAKAFIFPSFYEGFGIPPLEAIACGCKNIFVSDTSCLSEVFEDSVSYINPKTIKKLHFIYTKNSQNILKKFEWKVSAQKIKNMLNRLTI
- a CDS encoding serine O-acetyltransferase, which codes for MGYLNNTLKRYCKRNSLKEKVRVILTNRGFQSVMIYRVSNLLYKKKLGFISMILTRIIQILYSIDIDYKAKIDEGLLIFHGVGLVIGCGVIIGKNCTLFHNTTLGLKFSKNGDGMPILGNNVFIGCGTIILGEIEIENNKKIRAGSLIIS